A genome region from Desulfurobacterium atlanticum includes the following:
- a CDS encoding zinc metalloprotease HtpX, whose translation MGNTIKTVLLLGLLSGILLAFGKLVGGTTGMIFAFFLASAMNFASWFFSDKIVLSMYGAREVSPDDAPELHEIVEKLSKAAEIPKPKVAIVPMDVPNAFATGRDPAHGVVCVTTKIMEILNRDELEGVLAHEIAHIKNRDTLISAVAATMASAIVMLADMARWMMFFGFGRRDDEDNGLAETVGLILMVILAPIAATLIRLAISRSREYKADEVGGIISQKPEALASALKKLELYAKGLPPGVVEAEVKPVTSHMFIVNPFKGEGLAALFSTHPPTEERIRRLLELAEKLFGRVREFFRF comes from the coding sequence ATGGGAAATACAATTAAAACAGTTCTCCTCTTAGGTCTTTTATCAGGTATTCTTCTTGCATTCGGCAAACTGGTGGGTGGCACCACCGGAATGATATTTGCATTTTTCTTAGCTTCTGCAATGAACTTTGCAAGCTGGTTTTTCTCAGACAAAATAGTGCTCTCTATGTATGGTGCCAGAGAAGTTTCTCCTGATGATGCCCCTGAACTTCACGAAATTGTAGAAAAACTTTCAAAAGCCGCCGAAATTCCAAAGCCAAAGGTTGCCATAGTACCTATGGATGTTCCAAACGCGTTTGCCACCGGAAGAGATCCTGCTCACGGAGTTGTATGCGTTACCACCAAAATTATGGAGATTTTAAACAGAGATGAGCTTGAGGGAGTTTTAGCCCACGAGATAGCTCACATTAAAAACAGAGACACTCTTATCTCGGCTGTAGCAGCCACTATGGCAAGTGCAATAGTTATGCTTGCTGATATGGCAAGATGGATGATGTTTTTTGGTTTTGGAAGAAGAGATGATGAAGATAATGGCCTGGCTGAGACCGTAGGGCTAATTCTGATGGTGATACTTGCTCCTATAGCAGCGACTCTTATCAGATTGGCTATTTCCCGTTCAAGAGAGTATAAGGCTGATGAAGTGGGCGGTATAATATCACAAAAACCTGAAGCTCTTGCAAGTGCTTTAAAAAAACTTGAGCTTTATGCTAAAGGGCTTCCTCCTGGAGTTGTTGAAGCTGAAGTAAAACCTGTAACTTCTCACATGTTTATTGTGAATCCCTTTAAAGGTGAAGGTCTGGCTGCTCTGTTTTCCACTCATCCACCTACAGAAGAAAGAATCAGGCGTCTTCTTGAACTTGCGGAGAAACTTTTTGGCAGAGTTAGAGAGTTTTTCAGGTTTTAA
- the mutL gene encoding DNA mismatch repair endonuclease MutL — translation MIHRLDESIISKIAAGQIAVSPSAVLKELIENSIDANASKIVVDIVSPFEFKVVDDGEGIPLEDLPLSVERFATSKIFSIDDFNRLKTYGFRGEALHAISLFSELRIKSRYFNEDIGGEIFVRGGEIVDYKPITFSGGTAVSVSNLYFNAPIRKREISKAEKTKMKAVIMDYALANESIFFKVGDRVFYPSSLVERVKMVGITNFKVAEGRFFIGFFKTSFEGKSGKVRKIFVNRRPVIVKEISELLKKLMIDEYVLFIDVPPSSVDVNLSPLKDRVILKNIRNILDEIEKKVDTSLYKFPSFATRRLLKETEEAFYQSRLNIIGSDDTVVICEDGEYYYFFDKHLLHERVNYELLLEKLFKGEVDRVNVEIGERIEDYQKVVTLGRFGVEVVKEKNFYKVVSIPSILTVEDVYKLLNGESPESIASVACKRAIKGGTTFVSIDDVQKLINLYLSCKEKNVCPHGRPIFYRIRKREILKKLGRI, via the coding sequence ATGATACATCGGCTTGATGAAAGTATAATTTCAAAAATAGCGGCTGGACAGATAGCTGTTTCTCCCTCTGCCGTTTTGAAAGAGCTTATAGAAAACAGCATAGATGCCAATGCTTCTAAAATAGTTGTTGATATTGTTTCTCCTTTTGAGTTTAAAGTGGTTGATGACGGTGAGGGAATTCCTTTAGAAGACCTTCCTCTCTCTGTTGAAAGGTTTGCTACCAGTAAAATTTTTTCCATTGACGACTTCAACAGACTTAAAACCTACGGATTTAGAGGAGAAGCGCTGCACGCTATTTCTCTGTTTTCCGAATTAAGAATAAAAAGCAGATATTTTAATGAAGATATTGGGGGAGAGATTTTTGTCAGAGGAGGAGAAATTGTTGATTATAAACCGATAACATTTTCAGGGGGTACGGCTGTATCTGTTTCAAATCTTTATTTTAATGCTCCTATCAGAAAACGGGAGATTTCAAAAGCAGAGAAAACAAAGATGAAAGCTGTTATTATGGATTATGCGTTGGCAAACGAGTCTATTTTTTTTAAAGTAGGAGATAGGGTATTCTATCCTTCTTCTCTGGTTGAGAGAGTGAAGATGGTCGGAATTACCAATTTTAAAGTTGCTGAAGGTAGATTCTTCATCGGTTTTTTTAAAACTTCATTTGAAGGGAAAAGCGGAAAGGTCAGGAAGATTTTTGTTAACAGAAGGCCTGTGATTGTTAAAGAGATTTCGGAACTTTTAAAAAAGTTGATGATTGATGAGTATGTTTTGTTTATAGATGTTCCTCCTTCGTCTGTTGATGTAAACCTATCTCCATTAAAGGATAGAGTAATTTTAAAAAACATTAGAAATATTCTTGATGAAATTGAAAAAAAAGTGGATACGTCTTTGTATAAGTTTCCTTCGTTTGCTACCCGAAGGTTATTAAAAGAGACGGAAGAGGCTTTTTATCAAAGCAGGTTAAACATAATAGGTAGTGATGATACCGTTGTTATATGTGAAGATGGAGAGTATTACTATTTTTTTGATAAGCACCTTCTTCATGAAAGGGTTAACTATGAACTTCTGCTTGAAAAGCTGTTTAAAGGAGAAGTTGATAGAGTAAATGTTGAAATTGGAGAAAGAATAGAGGATTACCAGAAAGTTGTCACTTTGGGAAGATTCGGAGTAGAGGTTGTAAAAGAGAAAAATTTTTATAAAGTTGTTTCAATCCCTTCTATCTTAACTGTTGAAGATGTTTACAAGCTGTTGAATGGAGAGTCTCCTGAATCTATTGCTTCTGTTGCCTGTAAAAGGGCTATAAAGGGTGGCACAACTTTTGTTTCAATAGATGATGTTCAAAAGTTGATAAATCTTTATCTTTCCTGTAAAGAGAAGAATGTTTGCCCCCACGGAAGGCCTATATTTTATAGGATAAGAAAGCGGGAAATTTTAAAAAAGCTTGGTAGAATTTAA
- a CDS encoding chloride channel protein: protein MKKRFTISYHENFQDLFVPGVIGVLCGLFIIVFIKAVEFSYEIFLGKIVGYYPPLPAGEAGGHVVFHFIMERPFLLPFCVALGGLIVGIITYLVPEARGEGTEMAIKAFHFRLPLGLKSAVFKLITSSITIGSGGVSGMEGPSALIGGSVGSFVGKLFKLDEHDRNIALAVGLGAGIAGVFKAPLAGALLSGELFYRRDFEVEALIPGFIASVTSYIIVGIFLGFEHMFKVPTKPFEGLSLPLFITYFVMGVLAAFVARLLVYTFFKIHHLFINLELHPALKPAIGGFFTGILGMLNPLAIGSAYGWIQLIMLGNFHYLTPIHIILGVFMVILGLSLTLGSGGSGGIFGPCLVIGGLTGASFYHIAHFLSIMPPSELDIASLVIVGMIATLAAAANIPLSTLILVVEITGGYDLLVPALISVSVAYLLTTDISMFPAQVPSRIDSPAHMDELKGALLRTFKVADIMTKNVITLSPDDPVIKAERLMAQYTISGIPVVENGRVIGMVTGRDIMKVPIPDRDKVEVKHIMTENPVCVLPDMTILEVLNTFITNGVGRAPVVEDFESKNLVGMITRVDIANFLAEQERKKLSGNYDTSA from the coding sequence TTGAAAAAGCGTTTTACGATTTCCTACCATGAAAACTTTCAAGACCTTTTCGTTCCCGGAGTAATAGGAGTCTTATGTGGTCTTTTCATAATCGTATTTATAAAGGCTGTTGAATTCTCCTATGAAATTTTCCTTGGAAAAATAGTGGGATACTATCCTCCACTACCGGCAGGTGAAGCTGGAGGTCATGTTGTTTTTCACTTTATTATGGAAAGACCTTTTCTTTTACCTTTTTGCGTTGCTCTGGGCGGACTGATAGTGGGCATAATCACCTATCTTGTCCCGGAAGCCCGCGGCGAAGGTACTGAGATGGCAATTAAAGCGTTCCATTTCAGATTACCCCTGGGCCTGAAGTCTGCCGTTTTTAAACTTATCACTTCTTCAATAACCATAGGTTCAGGCGGCGTTTCCGGAATGGAAGGTCCAAGTGCATTGATAGGCGGTAGTGTTGGCTCTTTTGTGGGTAAACTGTTTAAGCTTGATGAGCATGATAGAAACATTGCCCTTGCCGTCGGCCTTGGGGCTGGAATTGCTGGAGTTTTTAAAGCTCCTCTTGCAGGTGCACTCCTTTCAGGTGAACTTTTTTACAGAAGAGATTTTGAAGTTGAAGCGTTAATTCCGGGATTTATAGCTTCTGTTACTTCTTACATTATTGTTGGGATTTTCCTGGGTTTTGAACACATGTTCAAGGTTCCCACCAAACCTTTTGAGGGTTTATCTCTTCCACTTTTCATAACCTATTTTGTAATGGGTGTTCTTGCAGCTTTCGTTGCCCGTTTGTTGGTTTATACCTTTTTTAAGATTCACCACCTTTTCATTAATCTTGAACTTCACCCTGCTTTAAAACCTGCAATAGGCGGATTTTTTACAGGCATTTTAGGTATGCTTAATCCCCTTGCAATAGGAAGTGCTTACGGTTGGATACAGCTTATAATGCTCGGTAATTTCCATTACTTAACTCCCATCCATATAATATTAGGTGTTTTTATGGTTATTTTAGGGCTCTCTCTTACCCTTGGTTCCGGTGGTTCTGGTGGTATATTTGGTCCCTGTCTTGTAATTGGTGGATTAACAGGAGCTTCCTTTTATCATATTGCCCACTTTTTAAGTATTATGCCTCCTTCGGAGCTTGATATAGCTTCTCTTGTAATCGTTGGAATGATTGCTACCCTTGCTGCAGCGGCAAATATTCCTCTATCAACACTTATTCTCGTTGTAGAGATAACAGGAGGTTATGACCTTCTTGTGCCTGCCCTTATATCTGTTTCTGTTGCGTATCTTTTAACAACCGATATAAGTATGTTCCCCGCTCAGGTTCCAAGCAGAATTGATTCTCCAGCTCACATGGACGAGCTTAAAGGAGCCCTACTTAGAACATTTAAAGTTGCTGATATTATGACAAAGAATGTTATAACTCTTTCTCCTGATGATCCGGTTATAAAGGCTGAAAGGTTAATGGCTCAATATACTATTTCAGGAATCCCTGTTGTTGAAAATGGCAGGGTTATCGGTATGGTTACAGGAAGGGACATAATGAAAGTACCTATTCCTGACAGGGATAAGGTTGAGGTTAAGCATATTATGACAGAAAATCCTGTTTGTGTCCTGCCTGATATGACAATACTTGAGGTTTTAAACACCTTTATAACAAACGGTGTTGGAAGAGCTCCTGTTGTTGAAGATTTTGAAAGTAAAAATCTTGTTGGTATGATTACAAGAGTGGATATAGCGAACTTCCTTGCCGAGCAGGAGAGGAAAAAGCTGTCAGGAAACTATGATACATCGGCTTGA
- a CDS encoding TIGR00703 family protein, with protein sequence MNLTELRELQALNTLVFETLGQPEKEREFKFKSLKRWGLDLILGKKGGEETFFVSEYGKRKVGDTYEEEGVKYEVNEVLEALPKNKKLFAHIEMENGTAYIVGELREGDKNIEILRLPAASMLLAYFKKHRLHHLIEALRNVGTATELVKQRGQEGKPYPFEKLPNVARRFLREAKKVEKEAGFGRVALAYFGENKDGDPRFRVSWLLPTIALFEIDIAEKADKLLAAFK encoded by the coding sequence ATGAATCTTACGGAACTGAGGGAATTGCAGGCACTTAATACACTTGTGTTTGAAACACTTGGGCAACCTGAAAAAGAAAGGGAGTTTAAGTTTAAATCTCTTAAAAGATGGGGGCTTGATTTAATTTTAGGAAAGAAAGGTGGGGAGGAAACGTTTTTTGTTTCCGAGTACGGGAAAAGAAAAGTGGGGGATACGTATGAAGAAGAGGGGGTAAAGTACGAAGTTAATGAAGTTCTGGAGGCTCTTCCAAAGAACAAAAAGTTATTTGCCCATATAGAGATGGAAAACGGAACAGCATATATAGTTGGCGAGTTGAGGGAAGGAGACAAAAACATTGAAATACTTAGACTTCCAGCTGCATCAATGCTTCTTGCATACTTCAAAAAGCACCGTCTTCACCACCTTATAGAAGCTTTACGAAACGTAGGAACAGCTACAGAACTTGTGAAACAGAGAGGGCAGGAAGGAAAGCCCTATCCGTTTGAAAAACTTCCAAACGTTGCAAGAAGATTTTTGAGAGAAGCTAAAAAAGTGGAGAAGGAAGCTGGTTTTGGCAGAGTGGCACTTGCATATTTTGGAGAAAACAAAGATGGAGATCCAAGATTCAGGGTATCCTGGCTACTTCCAACAATAGCTTTATTTGAAATAGATATAGCAGAAAAAGCTGACAAACTTCTTGCAGCTTTTAAATAG
- the pfdA gene encoding prefoldin subunit alpha, with product MAVKKNDKGMTDLTRQLRSLIAQIEALRVEISQLDTLVSEYRSTITTLKNLKELGAEKEVLLPVGRIAQVGAKLEDVDKVVISIGSGISVELPFDEAVEQIEKEIIAVLALREALEKAMVELYGKVEELSQKIREHGQAEAGGKEDEGEEK from the coding sequence ATGGCTGTGAAGAAGAACGACAAAGGGATGACAGATCTTACAAGACAGCTCAGAAGCCTCATTGCACAGATTGAGGCGTTGAGGGTGGAAATTTCTCAGCTGGACACCCTTGTATCTGAGTACAGAAGCACCATTACAACGCTAAAAAACCTTAAAGAGCTTGGAGCCGAGAAAGAGGTTCTTCTGCCTGTAGGAAGGATAGCTCAGGTAGGGGCTAAACTTGAAGATGTGGATAAGGTAGTGATAAGTATTGGGAGCGGTATATCTGTAGAACTTCCATTTGATGAAGCTGTTGAACAGATAGAAAAGGAGATTATAGCTGTTCTTGCTCTGAGAGAAGCACTGGAAAAAGCTATGGTTGAGCTTTACGGTAAGGTTGAAGAGCTGTCTCAAAAAATAAGAGAACACGGACAGGCAGAAGCTGGAGGCAAAGAAGATGAAGGAGAAGAAAAATAA
- a CDS encoding prefoldin subunit, with amino-acid sequence MKEKKNKEKERVLKFLEKLPPDRKIYYRIGTVMVEVTREEAIRLLEKEEN; translated from the coding sequence ATGAAGGAGAAGAAAAATAAAGAAAAGGAAAGGGTGTTAAAATTTCTTGAAAAGTTGCCTCCAGACAGGAAAATTTATTATAGAATCGGAACTGTTATGGTGGAGGTTACAAGGGAGGAAGCGATAAGGCTTTTAGAAAAAGAGGAAAACTAA
- the truA gene encoding tRNA pseudouridine(38-40) synthase TruA, with protein MERNIKITLEYDGTNYMGWQIQKHGKTIQGTVKEVIEKIVNHKINLVGASRTDAGVHAFGQVANFKTTKEMPIERLKRAINGLLPPDIKVVKTEEVSLSFHSRLDSRGKTYVYRIFNRDVPSPFEYKKAWFISHEIKEAELQKVLNHFIGTHDFTTFSKLSSDEKKNPIRTIDRIDVKRVNHTITITITGRSFLRHMIRVIVATAVESLKGKIDRDSIPELFKKRDRKFAPFLAPPEGLYLMKVYYNDYPF; from the coding sequence ATGGAAAGAAACATAAAAATAACTCTTGAGTATGATGGAACAAACTATATGGGCTGGCAGATTCAGAAGCACGGAAAAACAATACAGGGAACTGTTAAAGAGGTTATTGAAAAGATAGTTAATCATAAGATAAATCTTGTAGGTGCAAGTAGAACAGATGCTGGAGTTCATGCTTTTGGACAGGTTGCAAATTTTAAAACAACAAAAGAAATGCCTATTGAAAGGCTTAAAAGAGCAATTAATGGTCTTTTGCCGCCAGACATAAAAGTTGTGAAAACAGAAGAAGTTTCTCTTTCTTTCCATTCAAGACTTGATTCCAGGGGTAAAACGTATGTTTACCGGATTTTTAATAGAGATGTTCCATCTCCTTTTGAATATAAAAAGGCATGGTTTATCTCTCACGAAATCAAAGAAGCAGAACTACAGAAAGTGTTAAACCATTTTATAGGAACACACGACTTTACCACTTTTTCAAAACTATCATCAGATGAGAAGAAAAATCCGATTAGAACCATAGATAGGATAGATGTGAAAAGGGTTAATCACACAATAACGATAACTATAACAGGCCGTTCCTTTCTAAGACACATGATAAGAGTGATAGTTGCAACAGCAGTTGAATCGCTAAAAGGAAAAATAGATAGAGACTCCATCCCCGAACTTTTTAAAAAGCGAGACAGAAAGTTTGCCCCTTTCCTTGCGCCTCCTGAGGGATTATACTTAATGAAAGTTTATTATAATGATTATCCATTTTAA
- the hypF gene encoding carbamoyltransferase HypF: MRVKIFITGTVQGVGFRPFIYNLATHLGLKGYVLNDVTGVTIEAEGEKEKLEQLIVRIEKEKPPISKIYSMEYKFLEDKGYKSFEIKKSSESGEKRALILPDLATCNDCFNELENPEDRRYLYPFINCTNCGPRFTIIEKLPYDRKNTTMKIFKMCPECEREYNDPSNRRFHAQPNACPVCGPHITLTDNTGKIIAEKEEALIKTVELIKEGKILAVKGLGGFHLICDATNEKAVRELRIRKHREEKPLAVMFPDIDAIKKVAEVNKLEERALLSIEKPIVILKKKKNFNLAPSIAPDNTTIGAFLPYTPLHHLILKFLKKPIVATSANVTDDPIVKDNDEAVERLGEIADFLLIHNRPIKRRCDDSVVRIVAQKPAPIRRSRGFAPLPVKLPFKLKKPVLALGPFMKNTIAVGVDDKVFISQHIGDLETPLAVQFFEETIKDFLNLFEINPEVVVSDKHPGYYSTKYGEKHYKEKLLKVQHHFAHLLSCLAENEVAPEETVIGFAFDGTGYGDDGTIWGGEVFIVNYKSYRRVFYLKPFPLPGGEKAVKEPYRTAFSLCYTSNTPLPENLTKPQEIKFLEKMVERKINSPLTSSMGRLFDGICAIAGIRRKVSYHAQGAILLEQAALKSDTKKSYSFKIEGNVINWEPALKEIVQDIKKGLPVEIIARKFHNAVANMIVDTALLLRKTYGINSVALSGGVFQNGLLIETVLPELKDKGLKTYTHQIVPTNDGGISLGQVIAGGLA; the protein is encoded by the coding sequence ATGAGAGTTAAAATATTTATCACAGGGACCGTTCAGGGTGTTGGATTTCGCCCGTTTATATACAACCTTGCAACACATTTGGGACTTAAAGGATACGTTCTTAATGATGTAACAGGAGTAACTATAGAAGCTGAAGGGGAAAAGGAAAAACTGGAACAGCTTATTGTAAGGATAGAAAAAGAGAAACCTCCTATATCAAAAATTTACAGTATGGAGTATAAGTTTCTTGAAGATAAAGGTTATAAAAGCTTTGAGATTAAAAAAAGCAGTGAATCTGGTGAAAAAAGAGCACTTATCCTGCCAGACCTTGCAACGTGTAATGACTGTTTTAACGAACTTGAAAATCCTGAGGATAGAAGATATCTGTATCCTTTTATCAACTGCACAAACTGCGGTCCAAGATTTACAATAATAGAGAAACTTCCCTACGACAGAAAAAACACAACAATGAAAATTTTTAAAATGTGTCCTGAATGTGAACGGGAGTACAACGATCCATCAAACAGAAGATTCCATGCACAGCCAAACGCCTGCCCTGTATGCGGTCCGCATATCACTCTAACAGACAATACCGGTAAAATTATAGCTGAAAAGGAAGAAGCACTAATAAAAACTGTTGAGCTGATAAAAGAGGGGAAAATACTGGCGGTTAAGGGGCTTGGCGGATTTCATCTAATATGCGATGCAACAAATGAAAAAGCGGTAAGAGAATTAAGGATAAGAAAACACAGGGAAGAAAAACCTCTTGCGGTAATGTTTCCCGATATAGATGCGATTAAAAAGGTAGCTGAAGTAAACAAACTTGAAGAGAGAGCTTTACTATCAATAGAAAAACCGATTGTAATTTTAAAAAAGAAAAAAAACTTCAACCTTGCACCTTCAATAGCTCCAGATAACACAACAATAGGTGCATTTCTTCCCTATACGCCGCTTCACCACCTGATTTTAAAATTCCTGAAAAAACCAATAGTTGCAACAAGTGCAAACGTAACAGACGACCCTATCGTAAAAGATAATGATGAAGCGGTAGAAAGACTTGGAGAAATTGCCGATTTTCTTTTAATTCACAACAGACCTATAAAAAGAAGATGTGATGATTCTGTTGTGAGGATAGTTGCACAAAAGCCTGCTCCTATAAGACGCTCAAGGGGATTTGCTCCTCTTCCTGTTAAACTTCCATTTAAACTGAAAAAGCCTGTTCTTGCCCTTGGACCGTTTATGAAGAATACAATTGCCGTTGGAGTGGATGATAAAGTTTTCATCTCTCAGCACATCGGAGACCTTGAAACACCTCTTGCAGTTCAGTTTTTTGAAGAAACCATAAAAGATTTTCTGAATCTATTTGAGATAAACCCTGAAGTAGTTGTATCGGATAAGCATCCGGGTTACTACTCAACAAAGTATGGAGAGAAACACTACAAAGAAAAACTTTTAAAAGTTCAGCACCACTTTGCCCATCTTCTTTCATGCCTTGCAGAAAATGAAGTAGCACCTGAAGAAACAGTCATAGGATTTGCGTTTGATGGAACGGGATATGGAGATGATGGAACTATTTGGGGTGGAGAAGTTTTTATCGTTAACTATAAATCCTACAGGAGAGTTTTCTATTTGAAACCCTTTCCACTTCCCGGAGGAGAGAAAGCTGTGAAAGAACCGTACAGAACAGCATTTTCCCTGTGCTATACATCAAATACCCCTCTACCGGAAAATCTGACCAAACCGCAGGAGATAAAATTTCTGGAAAAAATGGTGGAGAGAAAAATCAATTCACCTTTAACGTCCAGTATGGGAAGACTGTTTGATGGAATTTGCGCAATAGCCGGAATAAGAAGAAAAGTATCATACCACGCACAGGGGGCAATTCTTCTTGAACAGGCAGCACTGAAAAGCGACACAAAAAAATCCTATTCATTTAAAATAGAAGGAAATGTAATAAACTGGGAACCTGCTTTAAAAGAGATTGTTCAGGACATTAAAAAGGGACTTCCTGTAGAAATTATTGCCCGCAAATTTCACAACGCTGTGGCAAATATGATTGTTGATACTGCTCTCCTTTTAAGGAAAACTTATGGAATAAATAGCGTGGCACTGTCAGGTGGAGTGTTTCAAAACGGACTACTTATTGAAACAGTTTTACCAGAACTAAAAGATAAGGGTTTAAAAACATATACTCACCAGATAGTCCCCACAAACGACGGAGGTATATCCCTTGGTCAGGTCATCGCAGGAGGTTTAGCGTGA
- a CDS encoding aminotransferase class I/II-fold pyridoxal phosphate-dependent enzyme: protein MKRFEGVTPFIVMDIVRDAQKYEDTIHFEVGQPDLQPPHQVWEFAQKAVKEHRTEYTESLGLIALREKIAEFYYKKYGVNISPGRIAITSGTSGAFLVAYSVLLDFKEKILLTDPSYPCYKNFAKVLDIEPVFEPIDSSTNYQLTPGKLKKHKKIKAVHISSPSNPIGNVYDRENFKSLIETAENSGIYFISDEIYHGLVYDKKEHTALEFSDNAIVINGFSKYFCMPGFRLGWIILPEKLVRKAEIVLQNFFISAPTISQYAALGAFDFEHLNKTTQVFKERRDFLLKELSEIFEIDARPEGAFYIWANISKYHNDSFTFAKELLENIHVAVTPGVDFGENRTREYIRFAYTRNIKHLKEGAERIKNYLK, encoded by the coding sequence GTGAAGAGATTTGAAGGTGTTACACCGTTTATAGTGATGGATATTGTAAGAGATGCTCAGAAATATGAAGACACCATCCATTTTGAAGTGGGACAGCCGGACCTTCAACCGCCACATCAGGTTTGGGAATTTGCCCAGAAAGCGGTAAAAGAACACAGAACAGAATATACAGAAAGCCTTGGTCTTATCGCTTTAAGGGAAAAGATTGCAGAGTTTTACTACAAAAAATACGGTGTTAATATATCTCCGGGAAGAATTGCAATAACTTCAGGAACTTCAGGTGCATTTCTTGTTGCATACTCAGTGCTTCTTGATTTTAAAGAGAAAATTTTACTTACAGATCCATCCTATCCCTGCTATAAAAATTTTGCAAAGGTACTTGATATTGAACCTGTTTTTGAGCCTATAGACAGTTCTACAAATTATCAGCTAACACCTGGAAAGCTGAAAAAACACAAAAAAATCAAAGCTGTTCACATTTCATCTCCTTCAAATCCGATAGGAAACGTTTACGACAGAGAAAATTTCAAATCCCTTATAGAAACGGCAGAAAATTCAGGCATTTATTTCATTTCAGATGAGATATATCACGGACTGGTATATGACAAAAAGGAACATACAGCTCTTGAGTTTTCAGATAATGCAATAGTTATCAACGGATTTTCAAAATACTTTTGTATGCCGGGATTTCGTCTCGGATGGATTATACTGCCAGAAAAACTTGTAAGAAAAGCTGAAATAGTTCTTCAAAATTTCTTTATCAGTGCACCAACAATAAGCCAATATGCCGCTCTCGGAGCATTTGACTTTGAACATCTAAATAAAACAACTCAAGTCTTCAAAGAAAGAAGAGATTTTCTATTAAAGGAGCTTTCTGAAATATTTGAAATTGATGCAAGACCAGAAGGTGCTTTCTACATATGGGCTAACATCTCAAAATACCACAACGATTCATTTACTTTTGCAAAAGAACTTCTTGAAAACATCCACGTAGCTGTTACACCTGGAGTTGACTTTGGAGAAAACAGAACTAGAGAATATATAAGGTTTGCTTATACAAGAAACATAAAACATCTGAAAGAAGGAGCTGAAAGAATTAAAAATTATCTAAAATAG
- the rbr gene encoding rubrerythrin translates to MKQVIENLAKAFVGESQARNRYTFYAKVAKKEGYEKVAEVFLLTAEQEREHAKWLMRLINVLKDKCDEDLSVLKVETEVPTILGNTVDNLKSAIEGENYEYTTMYPEFADVAEKEGYPEIAKRLRAIAVAEKHHEERFKKLLQEIENGTIFKKEKKIVWACMKCGYVHEGEEPPEVCPSCDHPKNYFEVKCEEY, encoded by the coding sequence ATGAAGCAGGTGATTGAGAATCTTGCAAAAGCGTTTGTGGGGGAAAGTCAGGCAAGGAACAGATATACATTTTATGCCAAAGTGGCAAAGAAAGAAGGGTATGAAAAGGTGGCTGAGGTGTTTCTTTTAACTGCCGAACAGGAGAGAGAGCACGCTAAGTGGCTTATGAGACTTATAAATGTTCTTAAAGATAAGTGTGATGAAGACCTATCTGTTTTAAAGGTTGAAACGGAAGTTCCAACTATTTTAGGTAATACTGTTGATAATCTTAAATCTGCAATAGAAGGTGAAAATTACGAATATACTACCATGTATCCTGAGTTTGCAGATGTGGCTGAAAAGGAAGGTTATCCTGAAATAGCCAAGAGATTAAGAGCGATAGCTGTTGCAGAAAAGCATCATGAGGAGAGATTTAAAAAGCTTCTTCAGGAGATAGAGAACGGTACAATTTTCAAGAAAGAGAAAAAGATTGTATGGGCGTGTATGAAGTGCGGTTATGTTCATGAGGGAGAAGAGCCACCTGAAGTTTGTCCTTCATGTGATCATCCAAAGAATTATTTTGAAGTGAAGTGTGAAGAGTATTAA